The following coding sequences lie in one Vibrio casei genomic window:
- a CDS encoding imelysin family protein codes for MFKITPMFKIIAAVISVGVLSGAVYYASSTDSTYKGIVASNGQQQVYQLEKQFSLQFLSSAKNLHIMISQYCQAKSTMSLDQVQSAWLDSIKAWMPLQGQAKGPKEAVSLGWNIQFWPDKKNITGRKMEQILQDKALWNSKSIAEQSVTVQGVGGLEWLLFDAQSEFSKGDKSSCPLVLAVSENVEHNAAIIDQQWQVNPWASYDDQQWQAEYFGLLMNQLDFLLQKMSRPLAKIAHPRPYFSEAWRSKQSLMLMKVNVEALRKLYLAKGNGLDAQLRQHENMDLANRLLAQFDLTISTWPRETSLFEMLQTKEGYKQALVQYNKLERLKYLIHDEVAVELGIVVGFNSTDGD; via the coding sequence ATGTTCAAAATAACCCCTATGTTTAAAATAATAGCAGCGGTTATCTCTGTTGGAGTGTTGAGCGGCGCTGTTTACTACGCCTCTTCAACGGACTCGACCTATAAAGGTATTGTTGCTTCAAATGGACAACAACAAGTATACCAACTAGAAAAGCAGTTTTCGCTTCAGTTTTTATCGTCAGCGAAAAATCTACATATAATGATTTCTCAATATTGCCAAGCTAAATCCACGATGTCACTTGATCAAGTACAATCAGCGTGGCTTGACTCTATAAAGGCCTGGATGCCATTGCAGGGGCAAGCAAAAGGTCCTAAAGAAGCAGTCTCATTAGGTTGGAATATACAATTTTGGCCAGATAAGAAAAACATTACCGGCAGAAAGATGGAACAGATTTTACAAGATAAAGCGTTGTGGAATTCAAAATCTATCGCAGAACAGAGTGTGACGGTTCAGGGGGTAGGTGGTTTGGAGTGGTTATTATTTGACGCTCAATCTGAGTTTTCTAAAGGTGATAAATCTTCTTGTCCGTTAGTTTTAGCGGTTAGTGAGAACGTAGAGCACAATGCGGCAATTATTGATCAGCAATGGCAAGTCAACCCTTGGGCATCCTACGATGATCAGCAATGGCAAGCGGAATATTTTGGTTTGTTAATGAACCAGTTGGATTTTTTATTACAAAAGATGAGCCGACCATTAGCAAAAATTGCTCATCCACGACCTTATTTTTCAGAAGCTTGGCGTTCTAAGCAGTCTCTCATGTTAATGAAAGTGAATGTAGAGGCGCTTCGTAAGCTCTATCTTGCCAAAGGAAATGGCTTAGATGCCCAATTAAGGCAACATGAAAATATGGATCTTGCGAACCGGTTGCTGGCTCAATTTGATCTTACGATTAGCACTTGGCCAAGAGAAACGAGCTTGTTTGAGATGCTGCAAACCAAAGAAGGTTATAAACAAGCACTGGTTCAATACAACAAACTCGAGCGTCTTAAGTATTTAATACATGATGAAGTCGCAGTAGAGCTTGGTATCGTTGTTGGCTTTAACTCAACGGATGGGGATTAA
- the gyrA gene encoding DNA topoisomerase (ATP-hydrolyzing) subunit A, translated as MSDLAKQITPVNIEDELKSSYLDYAMSVIVGRALPDVRDGLKPVHRRVLFAMNVLGNDWNKAYKKSARVVGDVIGKYHPHGDSAVYDTIVRMAQPFSLRYMLVDGQGNFGSIDGDSAAAMRYTEVRMSKIAHELLADLEKETVDYVDNYDGTEQIPAVLPTKIPNLLVNGASGIAVGMATNIPPHNLGEVLDGCLAYINNEDVTIDELMEYIPGPDFPTAALISGRKGIIDAYKTGRGKVYMRSKAHIDVEANGRETIVVTEIPYQVNKARVIEKIAELVKDKKVEGISALRDESDKDGMRIVIECKRDAVGEVVLNNLYAQTQLQTTFGINMVALDNGQPKLFNLKEMLKCFVDHRREVVTRRTIFELRKARDRAHILEALALALSNIDDIIELIKAAPTPAEAKLGLVSRGWALGDVAGMLERAGTDAARPDWLEDEYGIRDGLYFLTEQQAQAILELRLHRLTGLEHEKILDEYKALLDEIAELIHILSSTERLMEVIREELEAVREGFGDARRTEITAAVHDIDMEELIAQEDVVVTLSHEGYVKYQILSDYEAQRRGGKGKSATKMKDEDFIERLLVANTHDNILCFSTRGKTYRLKTYQLPFASRNARGKPIVNILPLEENERITAILRVDEFSDDKFIFMATGDGTVKKTSLSSFANVRANGLIAVNLRDDDSLIGVDITSGSDEIMLFSKEGKVVRFSEEHVRAMGRTASGVRGIRLAEGDQVVSLIVPVNDGGDVLTVTENGYGKRTVITEYPTKGRGTKGVVSIKVSERNGQVVGAVQALGADEFMMITNAGTLVRTRVSEVSQVGRNTQGVTLIRTSEGEKVVGLQRIEEVEDDEILIDGELNTENMDATESENDVSPENDETDSNDED; from the coding sequence ATGAGCGATTTAGCTAAACAAATTACGCCAGTAAACATTGAAGATGAGCTGAAAAGTTCATATCTTGATTATGCGATGTCTGTCATCGTGGGTCGTGCACTTCCAGATGTTCGTGATGGTTTGAAGCCGGTTCACCGCCGTGTTTTATTTGCGATGAACGTTCTTGGTAACGATTGGAATAAGGCCTATAAAAAATCAGCCCGTGTGGTTGGTGACGTAATCGGTAAATATCACCCACATGGTGATAGTGCGGTTTATGACACTATTGTACGTATGGCTCAGCCATTCTCACTTCGTTATATGCTTGTTGATGGACAAGGTAACTTCGGTTCGATTGATGGTGATTCTGCCGCAGCAATGCGTTACACCGAAGTTCGCATGTCTAAAATTGCACACGAACTTCTTGCCGACCTTGAAAAAGAAACCGTAGATTACGTCGATAACTACGATGGCACTGAACAGATCCCTGCGGTGCTTCCAACTAAAATTCCTAACCTTTTGGTTAACGGTGCTTCGGGCATCGCCGTTGGTATGGCAACAAACATTCCACCGCATAACTTGGGTGAAGTACTCGATGGTTGCTTGGCTTATATCAATAATGAAGATGTGACCATTGATGAATTAATGGAATACATCCCTGGACCTGACTTTCCGACAGCAGCACTTATCAGTGGTCGTAAAGGTATCATCGATGCTTATAAAACAGGGCGCGGTAAAGTTTATATGCGTTCTAAAGCTCACATTGATGTTGAAGCAAATGGTCGCGAAACTATCGTTGTGACCGAGATTCCATATCAAGTAAACAAAGCTCGTGTGATTGAAAAAATTGCAGAGTTAGTGAAAGATAAAAAAGTGGAAGGCATTAGTGCTCTACGTGATGAGTCTGATAAAGACGGTATGCGTATTGTTATTGAATGTAAGCGTGATGCGGTTGGTGAAGTGGTTCTGAACAACCTTTACGCTCAAACACAACTTCAAACGACTTTCGGCATTAACATGGTTGCGCTAGATAATGGCCAGCCGAAGCTGTTCAACTTGAAAGAAATGTTGAAGTGCTTTGTGGACCACCGCCGTGAAGTTGTGACTCGTCGTACTATCTTTGAATTACGTAAAGCTCGTGATCGTGCTCATATTCTTGAAGCATTAGCGCTAGCGCTTTCTAACATTGACGACATCATTGAATTGATTAAAGCCGCTCCAACACCTGCAGAAGCAAAACTTGGTTTAGTTTCTCGTGGTTGGGCGCTTGGTGATGTAGCTGGAATGCTTGAGCGTGCTGGAACGGATGCTGCTCGCCCTGATTGGTTAGAAGATGAGTACGGCATCCGCGATGGCTTGTATTTCCTGACTGAGCAACAAGCACAAGCGATTCTTGAATTACGTCTACATCGTTTAACTGGTTTAGAACACGAGAAGATTCTAGACGAATATAAAGCATTACTTGATGAAATTGCAGAATTGATTCATATCCTTTCAAGTACAGAACGCTTGATGGAAGTGATTCGTGAAGAATTAGAAGCCGTTCGAGAAGGTTTTGGGGACGCTCGTCGTACCGAAATCACTGCCGCTGTGCATGATATCGATATGGAAGAATTGATTGCACAAGAAGATGTAGTCGTTACGCTTTCTCATGAAGGTTACGTTAAATACCAAATTCTAAGCGATTACGAAGCACAACGTCGAGGTGGTAAAGGTAAGAGTGCGACTAAGATGAAAGATGAAGATTTCATCGAACGTTTATTAGTTGCAAATACTCACGATAATATTTTGTGCTTCTCTACTCGTGGTAAAACGTATCGCTTGAAAACGTATCAATTGCCGTTTGCTAGCCGTAATGCACGTGGTAAACCAATTGTGAATATTCTTCCATTAGAAGAAAATGAACGTATTACCGCTATTTTGCGTGTTGATGAATTCTCTGATGATAAGTTTATCTTTATGGCAACCGGTGATGGTACCGTTAAGAAAACCTCACTTTCTAGCTTTGCTAATGTCCGTGCTAATGGTTTGATTGCTGTTAACTTACGTGACGATGATTCACTTATTGGGGTTGATATTACGTCGGGCTCTGATGAAATCATGCTGTTCTCGAAAGAGGGTAAAGTGGTTCGCTTTAGTGAAGAGCATGTCCGTGCGATGGGACGTACTGCTTCTGGTGTTCGCGGTATTCGTTTAGCCGAAGGCGATCAAGTGGTTTCACTTATTGTGCCAGTTAATGATGGCGGTGACGTTCTAACGGTAACTGAAAATGGTTATGGTAAGCGTACAGTTATTACTGAATACCCAACTAAAGGTCGTGGCACAAAAGGTGTGGTATCGATTAAGGTTTCTGAGCGTAATGGACAAGTGGTTGGTGCCGTTCAGGCGCTGGGCGCGGATGAGTTCATGATGATCACGAATGCTGGCACTTTGGTTCGTACTCGTGTTTCTGAAGTTAGCCAAGTTGGCCGTAACACTCAAGGTGTCACGCTGATTCGTACTTCAGAAGGTGAGAAAGTAGTTGGTTTACAACGGATTGAAGAAGTTGAAGATGATGAGATCCTTATTGATGGTGAATTAAACACCGAAAATATGGATGCGACTGAGTCTGAAAACGATGTATCGCCTGAAAACGATGAAACTGACTCGAACGATGAAGACTAA
- a CDS encoding DUF1513 domain-containing protein, producing the protein MGIKLVPYKVSVKKQDPLFDAKRRKLLSLAAIGSGAAVLGGLSWLYQKNNQYNRGTLIGNSVGFNKQFHSVVADWQGHPLFRIPLPERAHGVAISQLSRMGFSDAVAFARRPGSYFQVFDYKTGDIKQLIQAEPNRHFYGHGVFSLDGRYLLATQGVKETSQGLIGVYDVSDNYKKIDEWHGIGIGPHEIIRLNNGSYAVGVGGVHTNGREPLNLDTMRPSLTRLDISGNITSQVGLEDKRLSIRHLGYDQHDLILCGQQYRGEPDDYPSLIAMQRGDEELMPLNAEPEEWAMFKHYIASIAVVDDYVLTTSPPGNCYGIWSISKNKLLELNPLPDASGVVAHQGHFFVSSGSGEVVNRSPFDAIQRHNSTVRWDNHWNAIPL; encoded by the coding sequence ATGGGGATTAAACTTGTGCCTTATAAGGTCAGCGTAAAAAAACAAGACCCATTATTTGATGCTAAACGACGAAAATTACTGTCGCTGGCAGCGATTGGCAGCGGAGCCGCTGTATTAGGAGGACTGAGTTGGTTGTATCAGAAGAACAACCAATATAATCGTGGCACTTTAATTGGGAACTCTGTCGGTTTCAATAAGCAATTTCATAGCGTAGTCGCTGACTGGCAAGGCCATCCACTTTTTAGGATCCCACTGCCTGAAAGAGCGCATGGTGTTGCAATTAGCCAATTGAGCCGTATGGGGTTTTCAGATGCTGTGGCGTTTGCTCGTCGTCCCGGTAGTTATTTTCAGGTATTTGATTATAAAACTGGGGATATAAAGCAATTAATACAAGCTGAACCTAATCGACATTTTTATGGTCATGGCGTGTTTAGCCTTGATGGTCGGTATTTATTGGCAACACAAGGGGTGAAAGAAACCAGCCAAGGGTTGATTGGTGTCTATGATGTGTCTGACAACTATAAAAAAATCGATGAATGGCACGGAATAGGAATTGGTCCTCATGAAATTATTCGTTTAAATAATGGTAGTTATGCTGTTGGTGTTGGCGGTGTTCATACCAATGGTCGTGAGCCGTTAAACCTCGACACCATGCGGCCATCGCTAACTCGTCTTGATATAAGCGGTAATATAACAAGCCAAGTTGGATTGGAAGATAAAAGGCTAAGTATTCGGCATTTAGGTTACGATCAACATGATTTAATTTTATGTGGACAGCAATATCGAGGTGAACCTGATGATTACCCTTCTTTAATTGCCATGCAAAGAGGTGACGAGGAATTAATGCCGTTAAATGCTGAACCAGAAGAGTGGGCAATGTTTAAGCATTATATTGCGAGTATTGCAGTGGTCGATGATTATGTACTTACTACCTCTCCTCCGGGAAATTGTTATGGTATTTGGTCTATTTCGAAGAATAAATTATTAGAGCTGAATCCATTACCTGATGCCTCTGGCGTGGTCGCTCATCAAGGTCATTTTTTTGTTAGTTCAGGTTCTGGCGAAGTGGTTAACCGATCACCTTTCGATGCTATTCAAAGACATAATTCGACCGTACGTTGGGATAATCACTGGAATGCGATCCCTCTTTAG
- a CDS encoding TRAP transporter small permease subunit, with product MSLLIKIEKGFNRFGDLLGWVASVLFILLMINVVYDVVMRYAFNDVSIGMQEMEWHLFSIVFLLGVPYAIRTSGHVRVDVIYESLSVRSRAIINILGVLFFLMPFCLLVAWYGIFFAQESYELGEMSGDPGGLPHRWVIKSLISISFFFMAISGISLLLNSINRLMNPLHPELGQENKANNGQGELS from the coding sequence ATGAGCCTATTGATAAAAATAGAAAAGGGATTTAATCGTTTTGGTGACTTGCTTGGTTGGGTAGCCAGCGTGTTGTTTATCTTATTAATGATCAATGTTGTTTATGACGTTGTTATGCGTTATGCCTTTAATGATGTATCTATTGGTATGCAAGAAATGGAATGGCATCTATTTTCTATCGTTTTTTTACTAGGTGTACCGTACGCTATACGAACCAGTGGTCATGTTCGAGTAGATGTTATTTATGAAAGTTTATCGGTTCGTAGTCGTGCCATCATTAATATTTTAGGTGTCTTGTTTTTCTTAATGCCATTTTGTTTATTAGTAGCATGGTATGGGATTTTTTTTGCTCAAGAATCCTATGAACTTGGTGAAATGTCAGGTGACCCAGGAGGGCTTCCTCATCGTTGGGTAATTAAATCCTTGATATCTATTTCTTTTTTCTTCATGGCGATCAGTGGTATTAGCCTACTTCTCAATTCGATTAATCGTTTGATGAATCCTTTGCACCCCGAGTTGGGCCAAGAAAATAAAGCGAACAATGGGCAAGGAGAGTTATCATGA
- a CDS encoding di-heme oxidoreductase family protein, translated as MKLSFLIALFCFTLPTTSMAYGIKSGGDTSTNKQGGNAYSMPSNNLPITKRLDFSVGNSFFRNPWVQAPSTTDARDGLGPLFNTNGCQNCHIKDGRGHPPEEGENQAVSMLVRMSIPALTQAQKKQLIVTGVIPEPTYGDQLEDFAIPNAKPEGKITVEYTKFYVNFSDGEKVELRKPKLILHDLAYGELHPDTMLSARIAPPMIGLGLLESVSVETLKKLARQQKQENQGITGRLNEVWNVQTHSTTIGRFGWKAGQPTLIQQDAAAFNGDLGITSTLFPIENCSPRQTICSERPNGNSQDDDGVEVSNKILNFVEFYSQHLAVPIRRNTGNPEVQRGQILFDEIGCASCHVPELKTTKRDELPALSEQTIHPYSDMLLHDMGEGLADGRPEFLANGNEWRTPPLWGIGYTEEVNGHTYFLHDGRARNLMEAVLWHGGEAEMSKNKVLNLSKPDRMALISFLNSL; from the coding sequence ATGAAACTTTCTTTTCTTATTGCCCTTTTTTGTTTCACTCTTCCTACAACTTCAATGGCTTATGGTATAAAGTCTGGTGGTGATACCAGTACGAATAAGCAAGGTGGTAACGCCTATTCTATGCCATCAAATAATTTACCAATAACAAAACGTTTGGATTTCAGTGTGGGTAACAGTTTTTTTCGTAACCCATGGGTTCAAGCACCATCAACAACCGATGCACGAGATGGATTAGGCCCACTATTTAATACCAACGGTTGTCAAAACTGTCACATTAAAGATGGGCGAGGTCACCCACCAGAAGAGGGGGAAAACCAAGCCGTTTCAATGCTTGTCAGGATGAGTATTCCTGCGCTAACCCAAGCGCAAAAAAAACAATTAATAGTGACGGGTGTTATTCCTGAGCCAACTTATGGTGATCAACTGGAAGATTTCGCGATTCCTAATGCGAAGCCTGAAGGAAAAATAACCGTTGAGTACACTAAATTTTATGTGAATTTTAGCGATGGTGAAAAAGTTGAATTAAGAAAGCCTAAGTTGATATTGCATGACTTAGCTTACGGTGAACTACATCCAGATACTATGTTGTCTGCGCGTATTGCTCCACCAATGATAGGGTTGGGATTATTGGAATCCGTTTCGGTTGAAACCCTAAAAAAATTAGCGAGGCAGCAGAAACAAGAAAACCAAGGTATCACGGGCAGGCTGAATGAAGTTTGGAATGTTCAGACTCACTCAACCACCATTGGACGCTTCGGATGGAAAGCGGGACAACCGACACTTATTCAGCAAGATGCTGCGGCTTTTAATGGTGATTTGGGTATCACTAGCACTCTATTTCCGATCGAAAATTGCTCACCAAGACAAACCATATGTTCAGAACGGCCTAATGGAAACAGCCAAGATGATGACGGCGTTGAAGTGAGTAATAAAATATTAAACTTTGTTGAATTCTACTCACAACACTTAGCCGTACCTATTCGAAGAAATACTGGCAACCCCGAAGTGCAACGTGGACAAATTTTATTTGATGAGATTGGGTGCGCCTCATGCCATGTCCCGGAGCTTAAAACAACGAAGCGAGATGAATTACCAGCGTTATCAGAGCAAACGATTCATCCTTATTCTGACATGCTTCTACATGATATGGGTGAAGGCTTAGCTGATGGTCGCCCAGAGTTTTTGGCTAACGGAAATGAATGGCGCACACCGCCGTTATGGGGTATCGGATATACCGAAGAAGTGAATGGACACACTTACTTTTTGCATGATGGTCGCGCCAGAAATTTAATGGAAGCGGTTTTATGGCATGGTGGTGAAGCTGAAATGTCTAAAAATAAAGTTTTGAATTTAAGTAAACCAGATCGCATGGCATTAATTTCTTTTTTAAATTCGTTATGA
- a CDS encoding DUF2982 domain-containing protein, with amino-acid sequence MQTTHLFQPQPHIPLWLKYTVWAAILIISFIIENLTNLKVASLFFVSILLILFALGQYVYGQNLGFTFTETHFQQHLFKGGWVLHWTNMKRIDECKYDFQGWCTPIPWIGIEIKDYQSCIERMSPKIITQILLHQRSLLLLGLKQHGRQREFEDHVMKDPPYLLPSGKRLLGLQAMLAHRMAIQKELWGFDLFIAEGDLIKPKEEFIGMARRYLAASHSNQKITTKG; translated from the coding sequence ATGCAGACCACACACCTTTTTCAACCACAGCCTCATATTCCTTTATGGTTAAAATATACGGTTTGGGCCGCTATATTAATCATTAGCTTTATAATTGAAAATTTAACCAACCTTAAAGTTGCTTCACTATTTTTTGTTTCCATATTGCTAATATTATTTGCTCTCGGGCAATACGTGTATGGGCAAAATTTAGGTTTCACCTTCACCGAAACACACTTTCAACAGCACTTATTCAAAGGGGGTTGGGTTTTACATTGGACGAATATGAAAAGAATAGATGAATGTAAATATGATTTTCAGGGTTGGTGTACTCCTATCCCATGGATTGGTATTGAAATTAAAGATTACCAAAGCTGTATTGAACGTATGAGCCCGAAGATCATTACCCAAATTCTTCTTCACCAACGCAGTTTATTGCTTCTGGGTCTGAAACAGCATGGCAGGCAACGTGAATTTGAAGATCATGTCATGAAAGATCCCCCTTACCTTTTACCCAGCGGAAAACGCTTATTAGGTTTACAAGCAATGTTAGCCCATAGAATGGCAATACAAAAAGAGCTGTGGGGATTTGATTTATTTATAGCGGAAGGTGATTTAATTAAACCGAAAGAAGAATTTATTGGAATGGCTCGCCGCTATCTTGCCGCCAGCCATTCCAATCAAAAAATAACTACGAAAGGTTAA
- a CDS encoding GTP cyclohydrolase II, with the protein MAEVRARVDFKVGSKSDIDAEILSFHGLKTDKEHVAIIFQSADKSDHAPLVRMHSECLTGDVFHSSRCDCGEQLDETIIKMGQHGGILLYLRQEGRGIGLYNKIDAYRLQSEGMNTYEANNHLGFGDDLRDFSEAAEMLKALDVMKIKLITNNPKKMKELQEFGIELEEVIPTHVHIKLGNESYLKAKASHGKHRLKFEK; encoded by the coding sequence ATGGCTGAAGTTCGTGCCAGAGTGGATTTTAAGGTCGGCTCTAAAAGTGATATTGATGCGGAAATTTTATCTTTTCATGGCCTCAAGACGGATAAAGAGCACGTTGCAATCATTTTTCAATCTGCCGATAAATCAGATCATGCTCCACTAGTTCGTATGCACTCTGAATGCTTAACCGGTGATGTCTTTCATTCATCTCGTTGTGATTGTGGTGAGCAATTGGATGAAACTATTATAAAGATGGGCCAACATGGCGGTATTTTGTTGTATTTACGACAGGAAGGACGTGGCATTGGTCTGTATAATAAAATTGATGCATATCGCCTTCAAAGTGAAGGTATGAATACCTATGAAGCCAATAACCATCTGGGTTTTGGTGATGATTTACGTGATTTTTCAGAAGCCGCTGAGATGCTAAAAGCGTTAGACGTAATGAAAATAAAGCTTATTACTAACAATCCTAAAAAAATGAAAGAGCTGCAAGAGTTCGGTATTGAATTAGAGGAAGTGATTCCAACTCATGTTCATATTAAGCTTGGCAATGAAAGCTATTTAAAAGCAAAAGCGTCACATGGTAAACACAGGCTTAAATTCGAAAAATAA
- a CDS encoding MBL fold metallo-hydrolase, with protein MSLQYQSIPVTPFQQNCSIVWCDQTMKGVIVDPGGEVNHLIAIINTLGVELEKIVLTHGHLDHVGGTPELKTAMNVPVIGPHIDDAFWLQGLMNQSQMFGFPPIDPFEPTQWLQEGDSIVFGKEVLQVIHTPGHTPGHVILYSESAQIAFVGDVLFNGAIGRTDFPKGDYQTLINSIKNKLWPLGNDVRFIPGHGPESTFGQERKTNPFVADEMPLY; from the coding sequence ATGAGCCTTCAATATCAATCTATTCCTGTTACTCCTTTTCAACAAAATTGCTCTATTGTCTGGTGCGATCAAACCATGAAGGGGGTGATTGTCGATCCCGGAGGTGAAGTGAATCATTTAATCGCTATTATCAATACACTGGGTGTTGAATTGGAAAAAATTGTTTTAACTCATGGTCATCTTGATCATGTTGGAGGAACGCCTGAATTAAAAACTGCAATGAATGTACCCGTTATTGGCCCACATATTGATGATGCATTTTGGTTGCAAGGTTTAATGAATCAAAGCCAGATGTTTGGATTCCCCCCAATCGATCCATTTGAGCCAACACAGTGGCTACAAGAGGGTGATAGCATCGTATTTGGTAAAGAAGTCCTTCAAGTTATCCACACTCCAGGTCATACTCCTGGGCATGTTATTTTATACAGCGAATCTGCTCAAATCGCATTCGTTGGGGATGTGCTATTTAATGGTGCTATTGGTCGTACTGATTTCCCTAAAGGGGATTATCAAACCCTGATTAACAGCATAAAAAATAAGTTGTGGCCTTTAGGGAATGATGTACGTTTTATTCCAGGGCATGGGCCAGAATCAACGTTTGGACAGGAACGTAAAACCAACCCATTCGTTGCTGACGAAATGCCTTTGTACTAG
- a CDS encoding MarR family transcriptional regulator, protein MRLAHKRNIQLKLKKTIKATKATTEKTVKTVKPKAEKVVTKTKTVAAKVEKVATAAVEAAVEASKDVKLTPKQQQVLDIVAVNSDGISPKNIGLEAGQEDSKAAAWATGGLKKLVEENLVVKETAGNKVIYKLV, encoded by the coding sequence ATGAGACTTGCTCATAAGCGCAACATACAACTTAAACTTAAAAAAACAATAAAAGCGACTAAAGCAACCACTGAAAAAACAGTAAAAACGGTTAAGCCTAAAGCCGAAAAAGTCGTAACAAAAACGAAAACAGTTGCGGCTAAAGTTGAAAAAGTTGCCACCGCTGCTGTTGAAGCTGCAGTAGAAGCCTCAAAAGATGTAAAACTAACACCGAAGCAGCAACAAGTATTAGATATCGTCGCTGTAAATTCTGATGGTATTAGCCCTAAAAATATAGGCCTTGAAGCGGGACAAGAAGATTCAAAAGCAGCCGCTTGGGCGACAGGCGGCTTGAAAAAACTCGTTGAAGAAAATCTTGTTGTTAAAGAAACGGCAGGAAATAAAGTCATCTATAAACTAGTTTAA
- a CDS encoding imelysin family protein — protein MFKENMLKIRASYIITSALLMSSHSAIAAVDQKNVVENYTDIAYAVFDDAYITAKKLQLSVNALVKTPSKQTLDQAREAWLASRVPYQQSETFRFGNAIVDDWEGQLNAWPLDEGLIDYVAKGYHFELGNEGAQANIIANSSIQVGANKIDASKITPELLANLNELAGSEANVATGYHAIEFLLWGQDLHGTQAGAGERPYTDYVIGKECTNGHCDRRAQYLEAAAALLVQDLEWMKGQWSSEIKDNYRTELLKQPAQDGIRKMMFGMGSLSLGELAGERMKVALEANSTEDEHDCFSDNTHNSHFYNEQGIYNVFNGSYTRVDGSVVKGASIKDLVADKNAEEAKQIAVQFDKTRKQVYTLVDSAEKNNQHFDQLIAANNKAGNDLVNAAIQSLVKQTEAIEKAASVIGITSLSPDNADHEF, from the coding sequence ATGTTTAAAGAAAACATGTTAAAAATTAGAGCATCTTATATTATTACATCTGCTTTATTAATGAGCAGCCATTCAGCTATAGCAGCAGTAGATCAAAAAAATGTTGTTGAAAATTATACGGATATTGCTTACGCCGTTTTCGATGATGCTTATATTACTGCGAAAAAACTACAGTTATCTGTCAATGCGCTTGTGAAAACCCCGTCAAAACAAACTTTAGATCAAGCTCGTGAAGCTTGGTTAGCATCGCGTGTACCCTATCAACAATCTGAAACTTTCCGTTTTGGTAACGCAATCGTTGATGATTGGGAAGGACAATTAAATGCGTGGCCACTTGATGAGGGGTTAATTGATTATGTTGCCAAAGGTTACCATTTTGAGTTGGGAAATGAAGGTGCACAAGCCAATATTATTGCTAACTCGTCCATTCAAGTTGGTGCTAATAAAATTGATGCATCTAAGATCACTCCTGAATTACTTGCTAATTTAAATGAACTTGCTGGTTCAGAAGCGAATGTTGCGACTGGATATCATGCCATCGAATTTTTATTATGGGGGCAAGACTTACATGGGACACAAGCTGGAGCAGGAGAACGTCCATATACGGATTATGTAATAGGCAAGGAGTGTACAAATGGTCACTGTGATCGCCGGGCACAATACCTTGAAGCCGCAGCAGCCTTATTGGTACAAGATTTAGAATGGATGAAGGGGCAGTGGTCATCTGAGATTAAAGACAATTACCGTACCGAACTATTAAAACAACCTGCTCAAGATGGCATTCGTAAGATGATGTTTGGTATGGGATCGCTTTCTTTAGGTGAGCTTGCTGGTGAGCGCATGAAAGTAGCATTGGAAGCTAATTCAACCGAAGATGAGCATGATTGCTTCTCGGACAACACCCATAACTCTCATTTTTATAATGAACAAGGCATTTATAATGTTTTTAATGGCAGTTACACCCGAGTTGATGGTTCCGTTGTAAAAGGCGCAAGTATTAAAGATTTAGTAGCAGATAAAAATGCCGAAGAGGCAAAACAAATTGCCGTTCAGTTTGATAAAACACGTAAACAAGTTTACACCTTAGTTGATTCAGCTGAAAAAAATAATCAACATTTTGATCAACTTATTGCAGCAAATAATAAAGCGGGTAATGACTTAGTAAACGCGGCTATTCAGTCTTTAGTCAAGCAAACGGAAGCTATTGAAAAAGCAGCAAGCGTCATTGGTATAACGAGCTTAAGCCCAGACAATGCCGATCATGAATTTTAA